The Kitasatospora sp. NBC_00374 genome has a segment encoding these proteins:
- a CDS encoding carboxylesterase/lipase family protein: protein MRPHPPARPHPALVLLLALAALLLSAVPALGAARSTGPLAVTGSGLVAGLPMDGAEAFLGIPYAAPPTGTGRFRAPRPPARWDGVRQATRQAPACLQFSPFGLADPQNVSEDCLYLDVHRPAGAAPGARLPVIFWIHGGAYSQGTGTQFGGRTMAGLTGSIVVSINYRLGQLGYLALPQFDQEGTVGSGTWGLQDQIAALAWTRRNATAFGGDPGNITIAGQSAGAGSVCALLTSPRTAGLFSRAILQSGPCSLLTAPDQRTAQADGQAYAAAAGCPQGPDTLTCLRTAPPAALLAAAQSHPTPGPATGTPVLPRQPIDAITAGAWHQVPILIGSTAAEARLLVALTQPHLTAEQYTARITADYGPAAAGILAHYPLADHPSPYLAYSALLTDATFACHTYRTATTLRTQVPTYVYEFDDPGSPTLLGAQVPGLDESNAHSAELAYLFDFTMGDRPLTSSQKALADQMKRSWAAFARTGNPNTPGQAAWPTAGGDTYRVQSLRPDGATRTITTFAADHQCALWSSPADAGGPPPRAGDRR, encoded by the coding sequence GTGCGACCCCACCCGCCAGCTCGACCGCACCCTGCCCTCGTCCTGCTGCTCGCCCTCGCGGCCCTGCTCCTGTCGGCCGTCCCCGCCCTCGGCGCAGCCCGCTCGACCGGCCCGCTGGCCGTCACCGGCTCCGGCCTGGTGGCGGGCCTGCCCATGGACGGCGCCGAGGCGTTCCTCGGCATCCCGTACGCGGCGCCGCCCACGGGAACGGGCCGCTTCCGGGCGCCCCGGCCGCCCGCCCGCTGGGACGGTGTCCGCCAGGCCACCCGGCAGGCGCCCGCCTGCCTGCAGTTCTCGCCCTTCGGCCTCGCCGACCCGCAGAACGTCAGCGAGGACTGCCTGTACCTCGACGTCCACCGCCCGGCCGGCGCGGCCCCCGGCGCCCGCCTGCCCGTGATCTTCTGGATCCACGGTGGCGCCTACTCCCAGGGCACCGGCACCCAGTTCGGCGGCCGGACGATGGCCGGGCTCACCGGGAGCATCGTGGTCAGCATCAACTACCGGCTCGGCCAGCTCGGTTACCTCGCCCTGCCCCAGTTCGACCAGGAGGGCACCGTCGGCTCGGGCACCTGGGGCCTGCAGGACCAGATCGCCGCACTCGCCTGGACCCGCCGGAACGCCACCGCCTTCGGCGGAGACCCCGGCAACATCACCATCGCCGGCCAGTCCGCGGGGGCCGGATCGGTCTGCGCCCTGCTGACCTCCCCGCGGACGGCCGGGCTGTTCAGCCGTGCCATCCTCCAGAGCGGCCCCTGTTCCCTGCTCACCGCCCCCGACCAGCGGACCGCCCAGGCCGACGGCCAGGCCTACGCCGCGGCCGCCGGCTGCCCCCAGGGCCCCGACACCCTCACCTGCCTGCGGACCGCACCGCCCGCCGCCCTGCTCGCCGCGGCCCAAAGCCACCCCACCCCCGGGCCGGCCACCGGCACACCCGTCCTGCCCCGACAGCCGATCGACGCCATCACCGCCGGCGCCTGGCACCAGGTCCCGATCCTGATCGGCTCCACCGCCGCCGAGGCCCGCCTCCTCGTCGCCCTCACCCAGCCCCACCTCACCGCCGAGCAGTACACCGCCCGGATCACCGCCGACTACGGCCCGGCCGCGGCCGGGATCCTGGCCCACTACCCCCTGGCGGACCACCCCTCGCCCTACCTCGCCTACTCGGCGCTGCTCACCGACGCCACCTTCGCCTGCCACACCTACCGGACCGCCACCACGCTGCGCACCCAGGTGCCGACGTACGTCTACGAATTCGACGACCCCGGCTCGCCGACCCTGCTCGGAGCCCAGGTCCCGGGGCTGGACGAATCCAACGCCCACAGCGCCGAACTCGCCTACCTGTTCGACTTCACCATGGGCGACCGCCCGCTGACCTCCTCCCAGAAGGCACTGGCGGACCAGATGAAGCGCTCCTGGGCGGCCTTCGCCCGCACCGGCAACCCGAACACCCCCGGCCAGGCCGCCTGGCCGACGGCCGGCGGCGACACGTACCGCGTCCAGAGCCTGCGCCCCGACGGGGCCACCCGCACCATCACCACGTTCGCCGCCGACCACCAGTGCGCCCTGTGGTCCTCGCCGGCCGACGCCGGCGGCCCGCCGCCCCGGGCCGGCGACCGCCGCTAG
- a CDS encoding ABC transporter permease yields MAILRLVARRLLSSAPLLLLVSGLTFVLVSLVPGDPARTIVGQHATAEQYASVRAQLGLDRPLAAQYWQWLGKACHGDLGSSLFSGEPVTAMLNSRLPVSLSLIIAGTAVSGVLGVGLGLASARRGGLLVRSVDGLSLLGLAVPAFWFALVLIALFAVKLRWFPVTGYVPLLDDPVEWARSLVLPVLSLSLGAVAIIAKQTRDSVLDTLGRDFVRVMEANGFRRRSVLYRHVMCNAALPVVTVLGVVLVNLLAAAMFVETVFAMPGLGSLTPQATLQHDIPVIQGAVLYITVLVVVVNLLVDLAYGRLDPRVRAS; encoded by the coding sequence ATGGCCATCCTTCGGTTGGTGGCCCGGCGACTACTGTCATCGGCCCCCCTGCTCCTCCTTGTTTCAGGTCTGACCTTCGTCCTGGTCTCGCTGGTCCCCGGAGACCCCGCCCGTACGATCGTGGGCCAGCACGCCACGGCCGAGCAGTACGCGAGCGTCCGTGCCCAACTCGGCCTGGACAGGCCACTGGCCGCCCAGTACTGGCAGTGGCTGGGGAAGGCCTGCCACGGTGATCTGGGCTCCTCGCTGTTCAGCGGGGAGCCGGTGACCGCCATGCTCAACAGCCGGCTGCCCGTCTCGCTGTCGCTGATCATCGCGGGCACCGCGGTGTCCGGGGTGCTGGGAGTCGGCCTCGGGCTGGCGAGCGCGCGCCGCGGCGGTCTGCTGGTCAGGAGCGTGGACGGGCTGTCCCTGCTGGGTCTGGCGGTGCCCGCGTTCTGGTTCGCGCTGGTCCTCATCGCCCTGTTCGCGGTCAAGCTGCGCTGGTTCCCGGTGACCGGCTACGTGCCGCTGCTCGACGACCCCGTCGAGTGGGCCCGCTCGCTGGTGCTGCCGGTGCTGTCCCTGTCACTCGGCGCGGTGGCGATCATCGCGAAGCAGACCCGCGACTCGGTCCTGGACACCCTCGGCAGGGACTTCGTCCGGGTGATGGAGGCCAACGGCTTCCGGCGGCGCTCCGTCCTGTACCGGCACGTGATGTGCAACGCGGCCCTGCCGGTGGTCACCGTGCTGGGCGTGGTCCTGGTCAACCTGCTGGCCGCCGCGATGTTCGTCGAGACCGTCTTCGCCATGCCGGGCCTGGGGAGCCTGACTCCGCAGGCCACCCTGCAGCACGACATCCCGGTCATCCAGGGCGCCGTCCTCTACATCACCGTGCTGGTCGTCGTCGTCAACCTCCTGGTCGACCTCGCCTACGGCCGCCTCGACCCCCGGGTGCGTGCGTCATGA
- a CDS encoding carboxylesterase family protein, with translation MEPVVVTTAGSVEGTQTDGLKIFKGIPYAAPPEGPLRFRAPIPPEPWTGVRPAKAFGAAPPQLPLVPGMPVAWRPEDGPDCLTVNVWTPGEAGDDLPVMVWIYGGGWKSGHCPDPAYDAAVLARGGAVMVTFNYRVGFEGFGYVPGAPANRGFLDQAAAPAPRPAPGPRPTWRNSRRSPAGCSTPSWPTR, from the coding sequence ATGGAACCGGTCGTCGTGACCACCGCCGGGTCGGTCGAGGGGACGCAGACCGACGGGCTGAAGATCTTCAAGGGGATCCCGTACGCGGCTCCGCCCGAGGGCCCGCTGCGCTTCCGGGCCCCGATCCCGCCCGAGCCCTGGACGGGGGTGCGGCCGGCCAAGGCGTTCGGCGCCGCCCCGCCCCAGCTGCCGCTGGTGCCGGGCATGCCGGTCGCCTGGCGTCCCGAGGACGGGCCGGACTGTCTGACCGTCAACGTGTGGACGCCCGGCGAGGCCGGCGACGACCTGCCGGTGATGGTGTGGATCTACGGCGGCGGATGGAAGAGCGGTCACTGCCCCGACCCCGCCTACGACGCGGCCGTCCTGGCCCGCGGCGGCGCGGTCATGGTGACGTTCAACTACCGCGTCGGCTTCGAGGGCTTCGGGTACGTGCCGGGCGCCCCCGCGAACCGCGGCTTCCTCGACCAGGCGGCCGCGCCGGCGCCGCGGCCCGCACCCGGCCCGCGCCCGACCTGGCGGAACTCACGGCGCTCGCCCGCCGGATGCTCGACGCCGTCCTGGCCGACTAGATGA
- a CDS encoding ABC transporter substrate-binding protein — MSRHRTAPGLAALALLAASVTACGSSATGTSRAQGDTLTVVSYSPPASMDPARANVGSDNWFVNLTYDSVLRIREGGRIDAGLATTWGYVGDGNQTFDFTLRDGVRFADGTPVTAQAVAASLDYSRKNGLNASWVSAIDSVTATGPLTVRIHCSSPHPNLPHLLTQLLMVGSVISPKGLEDPAKLATRSFGAGPYVLDTANTASGDHYTYTPNPNYWDKSKIHWRKVVIKVIPNPNSALQAVRTGQADIIGLSAGQVDTAKSGGLAITKSPAFFLGANLADREGTLAPPLKDPRVRQALNYAVDRQAITKAVVQEYGRPTDQISLPGLDSYAADYDNHYPYDVDKARKLLADAGYPNGFSLTVETQGMLGIDLVTQAVVQQWKQIGVNADVTTDTGIGQWLANATSKKYAALGFGYGGAPGYLASLDWLLPHPTAFNPFATQDPELTRRLAAAAAAPAEQAPALYQDVMRYAVDQAWFVPVLRMDGIYAYNAKKLTGFTAAPGYLPDLAWTTAPKA, encoded by the coding sequence ATGTCCAGACACCGAACCGCCCCCGGCCTGGCGGCGCTCGCCCTCCTCGCCGCCTCCGTCACCGCCTGCGGCAGCTCCGCCACCGGCACCTCCCGGGCGCAGGGCGACACGCTCACCGTCGTCTCCTACAGCCCGCCGGCGAGCATGGACCCGGCCAGGGCGAACGTCGGCTCCGACAACTGGTTCGTCAACCTGACCTACGACAGCGTCCTGCGCATCCGCGAGGGCGGCAGGATCGACGCCGGCCTCGCCACCACCTGGGGCTACGTCGGCGACGGAAACCAGACCTTCGACTTCACCCTCCGGGACGGCGTCAGGTTCGCCGACGGCACCCCGGTGACCGCCCAGGCGGTGGCGGCCTCGCTCGACTACTCCCGCAAGAACGGCCTGAACGCCTCCTGGGTCTCCGCGATCGACTCCGTCACCGCGACCGGCCCCCTGACCGTGCGGATCCACTGCTCCTCCCCGCACCCCAACCTGCCCCACCTGCTCACCCAGCTCCTGATGGTCGGCTCGGTGATCAGCCCCAAGGGCCTGGAGGACCCGGCCAAGCTCGCTACCCGGTCCTTCGGCGCCGGCCCGTACGTCCTGGACACCGCCAACACCGCCTCCGGTGACCACTACACCTACACCCCGAATCCCAACTACTGGGACAAGTCCAAGATCCACTGGAGGAAGGTGGTCATCAAGGTCATCCCCAACCCGAACTCCGCCCTGCAGGCCGTCAGGACCGGCCAGGCCGACATCATCGGCCTCAGCGCCGGCCAGGTCGACACCGCGAAGTCCGGCGGCCTGGCGATCACCAAGTCCCCCGCCTTCTTCCTGGGCGCCAACCTCGCCGACCGCGAGGGCACCCTCGCCCCGCCGCTGAAGGACCCGAGGGTCCGCCAGGCGCTGAACTACGCCGTCGACCGCCAGGCCATCACCAAGGCCGTCGTCCAGGAGTACGGCCGGCCCACCGACCAGATCTCCCTGCCCGGCCTGGACAGCTACGCCGCCGACTACGACAACCACTACCCGTACGACGTCGACAAGGCCAGGAAGCTCCTCGCCGACGCCGGATACCCCAACGGCTTCTCCCTGACGGTGGAGACCCAGGGCATGCTCGGCATCGACCTGGTCACCCAGGCCGTGGTCCAGCAGTGGAAGCAGATCGGCGTCAACGCCGACGTCACCACCGACACCGGCATCGGCCAGTGGCTCGCCAACGCCACCTCCAAGAAGTACGCCGCCCTCGGCTTCGGCTACGGCGGCGCCCCCGGCTACCTGGCATCCCTGGACTGGCTGCTGCCGCACCCCACCGCCTTCAACCCCTTCGCCACCCAGGACCCCGAGCTCACCCGCAGGCTGGCGGCCGCCGCAGCCGCCCCCGCCGAGCAGGCCCCCGCCCTGTACCAGGACGTCATGCGCTACGCCGTCGACCAGGCCTGGTTCGTCCCCGTGCTGCGCATGGACGGCATCTACGCCTACAACGCCAAGAAGCTGACCGGCTTCACCGCCGCGCCCGGCTACCTGCCCGACCTCGCCTGGACCACCGCGCCCAAGGCGTGA
- a CDS encoding IS982 family transposase translates to MKTELDTLATALYVKTDDLLKASPHLVPWRPAVGIAPQLTDAELVTLAMMQAMLGFTSEARWLRHARSHLRHLFPYLPQQPGYNKRLRKAAGLLRRVTRLLATDTSVWSDDVWIVDSTPVECGRSRETVKRSDLAGWAEYGYCASHSRFFWGLRLHLVCTLQGLPVAFALTGAKADERETLLDLLAAEADLVAARPAQTLIGDKNYFGRSFEHELAEQDVRLLRPARKGEPERPGAPLFEPLRQIIESVNETFKGQLDLEQHRGRTPGGVVARVMQRILALTVAIWHNDHTGEPALRSLTAYDH, encoded by the coding sequence GTGAAGACAGAGTTGGACACCCTCGCGACTGCACTCTATGTGAAGACCGACGATCTGCTGAAGGCGTCTCCGCATCTCGTGCCATGGCGGCCAGCGGTGGGGATCGCCCCGCAGCTCACGGACGCCGAGCTGGTCACACTGGCCATGATGCAGGCCATGCTCGGTTTCACCTCCGAGGCCAGGTGGCTCCGCCATGCCCGTTCCCACCTGCGGCATCTCTTCCCGTACCTGCCGCAGCAGCCCGGCTACAACAAGCGGCTGCGCAAGGCCGCCGGACTGCTTCGGCGGGTGACCCGGCTGCTGGCCACCGACACTTCCGTGTGGAGCGATGACGTGTGGATCGTGGACTCCACGCCGGTGGAGTGCGGACGCTCCCGCGAGACCGTCAAACGCTCCGACCTGGCCGGATGGGCCGAATACGGGTACTGCGCCAGCCACAGCCGCTTCTTCTGGGGCCTGCGGCTGCACCTGGTATGCACGCTTCAGGGCCTGCCCGTCGCCTTCGCCCTGACCGGGGCCAAGGCCGACGAGCGTGAGACCCTCCTGGACCTCCTTGCGGCCGAAGCGGACCTCGTCGCCGCACGTCCTGCCCAGACGCTGATCGGCGACAAGAACTACTTCGGCCGCAGCTTCGAACACGAGTTGGCCGAGCAGGACGTCCGGCTACTCCGGCCGGCCCGCAAGGGCGAGCCGGAGCGTCCCGGAGCACCCCTGTTCGAGCCGCTACGGCAGATCATCGAGTCGGTCAACGAGACCTTCAAGGGCCAACTCGATCTCGAACAGCACCGAGGGCGCACACCCGGCGGCGTCGTCGCCCGCGTCATGCAGCGCATCCTCGCGCTGACCGTAGCGATCTGGCACAACGACCACACCGGAGAGCCTGCCCTGCGCTCACTCACCGCCTATGACCACTGA
- a CDS encoding sugar O-acetyltransferase, protein MSSDRLMRIHSAEFQAMAERVLRVTELTSRLNVLPFEDEAGKAELFEQILGKPLPPRVTIYPPFYTDHGLHLDLAERVFINQNCTFLDYAGIRLGERVMVGPKVTFITSGHPVDPEERRLYLTGAPIDVAENVWIGAGATILPGVSIGRDAVIAAGAVVTDDVPPASLVTGSKATVHRRW, encoded by the coding sequence ATGTCCAGCGACCGTCTCATGCGCATCCACAGCGCCGAGTTCCAGGCCATGGCCGAGAGGGTCCTGCGGGTCACCGAGCTCACCTCCCGCCTGAACGTCCTGCCTTTCGAGGACGAAGCGGGCAAGGCGGAGCTGTTCGAACAGATCCTCGGCAAGCCGCTGCCACCGAGAGTCACGATCTATCCGCCCTTTTACACGGACCACGGCCTTCACCTCGACCTCGCCGAGCGCGTGTTCATCAACCAGAACTGCACGTTCCTGGACTACGCCGGCATCCGGCTCGGCGAGCGCGTGATGGTCGGCCCGAAGGTCACGTTCATCACCAGCGGCCACCCAGTCGATCCCGAGGAACGGCGGCTGTACCTCACCGGTGCGCCCATCGACGTGGCGGAGAACGTGTGGATCGGTGCCGGTGCCACGATCCTGCCCGGCGTCAGCATTGGCCGTGATGCCGTGATCGCCGCTGGCGCTGTCGTGACCGATGACGTTCCGCCGGCAAGCCTGGTGACCGGTAGTAAGGCAACCGTGCACCGACGGTGGTGA
- a CDS encoding alpha/beta hydrolase fold domain-containing protein, protein MTESPQETEMPQDQSTGWPPPPYLPPPPPHRTEHGVLRYDGATYARTFGYRPRLLDVHVPAATAPVPAVVWIHGGGWMDGDRRYPPPTVPVDLLFGSILDAGMAVVTIDYRHSLEAPFPAQLHDVKAAIRYVRHFAARLGIDGERIGVFGESAGGHLTAMAALTDADSDGGRLEGTEGVPTGSSAVLCAVDWYGVSDIGAAAAAFPALAGGAAPEVPAVGDPYTALLGASPADRPDLAAAASPVSHVPSAVPPFLLVHGTGDSLVPYSQSERLADHLTAQGASVQLVPVHGADHIFLGSEEIPAIVERSVEFLARHLSAAG, encoded by the coding sequence TTGACCGAGTCGCCGCAGGAGACCGAGATGCCGCAGGACCAGTCCACGGGCTGGCCGCCGCCGCCGTACCTCCCGCCACCGCCGCCGCACCGCACGGAACACGGCGTCCTCAGGTACGACGGAGCCACCTACGCCCGGACCTTCGGCTACCGCCCGCGCCTGCTCGACGTGCACGTCCCGGCCGCCACCGCGCCGGTACCCGCCGTCGTGTGGATCCACGGGGGCGGCTGGATGGACGGCGACCGCCGGTACCCCCCGCCGACCGTGCCCGTCGACCTGCTCTTCGGCTCGATCCTCGACGCCGGCATGGCCGTGGTGACCATCGACTACCGGCACAGCCTGGAGGCGCCGTTCCCGGCGCAGCTGCACGACGTCAAGGCCGCGATCCGCTACGTGCGGCACTTCGCCGCGCGGCTGGGCATCGACGGCGAGCGTATCGGCGTGTTCGGCGAGTCCGCGGGTGGCCACCTGACCGCGATGGCCGCGCTCACCGACGCGGACAGCGACGGCGGCAGGCTGGAGGGAACCGAAGGCGTCCCGACCGGAAGCAGCGCCGTGCTGTGCGCCGTGGACTGGTACGGGGTGTCCGACATCGGCGCGGCCGCGGCCGCCTTTCCCGCCCTCGCGGGCGGTGCGGCGCCGGAGGTGCCGGCCGTGGGTGATCCGTACACGGCGCTGCTCGGCGCCTCACCGGCCGACCGGCCCGATCTCGCCGCCGCGGCCAGTCCCGTCAGCCACGTGCCGTCGGCGGTCCCGCCGTTCCTGCTGGTCCACGGCACCGGGGACAGCCTCGTGCCGTACAGCCAGAGCGAGCGGCTGGCCGACCACCTGACGGCGCAGGGTGCGTCCGTGCAGCTGGTCCCCGTCCACGGCGCGGACCACATCTTCCTGGGGTCCGAGGAGATCCCCGCCATCGTCGAGCGGAGCGTGGAGTTCCTCGCCCGCCACCTGTCCGCCGCCGGCTGA
- a CDS encoding dipeptide/oligopeptide/nickel ABC transporter permease/ATP-binding protein, giving the protein MPVRAGLLRRLARRPAAVVAAGWLVLLTLATSGAALLASYGPLDQDLDRVLAGPSGSHPLGTDTLGRDLLSRLLFGGRSTLLAVAEALVVFLVIGVGLGLASGYLGGWVDRLVTGAADLMFALPGIIVVLVVLSVFPGNLHAAMVTFGVLGSPGLIRILRAQTLGLREELFVAAAKVAGLSHGRILRRHVLPRLASTVIVQAALFAAIVVIIQAGLGFLGLGAQPPNPSWGGLVADASQAIDRDSWMLVPAGVPLVLTVIALGLLGDAIRDSAVENWSTVRTSPSSRRPPEPGPNSARTADAPDAGALLSVRDLSISIGGIPVVQDVSFDVHAGETLGVVGESGCGKSVTSLGVLGLIPGGGRITGGRVVFDGTDLVDAPSALARVRGAGIAYVSQEPMVALDPTFTVGRQLAEAVRTHHRTHHRTAHRTARRMRHRAARRATRDRVLELLAMVNIPDPAAVAGRYPHQLSGGMAQRVAVALALAGEPRLLIADEPTTALDVTVQAEILALLRTLQDRTGMAVVIVTHDWGVVADLCHRAVVMYAGQVVEQAAVEPVFTLPLHPYTAGLLAANPHRAVAGRPLPTIPGTVPPPGRRPTGCRFADRCPRADRRCTAAPVQLTEPAPARITRCVHAEQLLLEAEAR; this is encoded by the coding sequence GTGCCCGTGCGCGCGGGCCTGCTGCGCCGCCTGGCCCGGCGGCCGGCCGCCGTCGTCGCCGCCGGCTGGCTGGTGCTGCTCACCCTGGCCACCTCCGGGGCGGCGCTGCTCGCCTCGTACGGTCCGCTCGACCAGGATCTCGACCGCGTCCTGGCCGGTCCGTCCGGCTCGCACCCGCTGGGCACCGACACCCTCGGCCGGGACCTGCTGAGCCGGCTGCTGTTCGGCGGCCGCTCCACCCTGCTCGCCGTCGCCGAGGCCCTGGTGGTGTTCCTCGTCATCGGCGTCGGCCTCGGCCTGGCGTCGGGCTACCTCGGCGGATGGGTGGACCGGCTGGTCACCGGGGCCGCGGACCTGATGTTCGCCCTGCCCGGCATCATCGTCGTCCTGGTCGTCCTGTCGGTCTTCCCCGGCAATCTGCACGCCGCCATGGTCACCTTCGGCGTCCTCGGCAGCCCCGGACTGATCAGGATCCTGCGTGCGCAGACCCTGGGCCTGCGCGAGGAACTGTTCGTGGCCGCGGCCAAGGTCGCGGGCCTGTCCCACGGCCGGATCCTGCGCCGCCACGTGCTGCCCCGACTGGCGAGCACGGTCATCGTCCAGGCCGCGCTGTTCGCCGCGATCGTCGTGATCATCCAGGCGGGGCTGGGCTTCCTGGGCCTGGGTGCCCAGCCCCCGAACCCTTCGTGGGGCGGGCTGGTCGCCGATGCCTCGCAGGCCATCGACCGAGACTCGTGGATGCTGGTCCCCGCCGGCGTGCCGCTCGTCCTCACGGTGATCGCCCTCGGACTGCTCGGGGACGCCATCCGCGACTCCGCCGTGGAGAACTGGTCGACCGTCAGGACATCCCCCTCCTCGCGCCGCCCGCCCGAACCGGGCCCGAACTCCGCCCGGACGGCGGACGCCCCCGACGCCGGGGCCCTGCTGTCGGTGCGCGACCTGTCGATCTCCATCGGCGGCATTCCCGTCGTGCAGGACGTGAGCTTCGACGTGCACGCCGGGGAGACCCTCGGCGTGGTCGGCGAGTCCGGCTGCGGGAAGTCCGTCACCTCGCTCGGCGTTCTCGGCCTGATCCCGGGCGGCGGGCGGATCACCGGCGGCCGCGTCGTCTTCGACGGCACGGACCTGGTGGACGCGCCCTCCGCACTCGCCCGGGTGCGCGGCGCCGGCATCGCCTACGTCTCCCAGGAACCGATGGTCGCCCTCGACCCGACCTTCACCGTCGGCCGGCAGCTGGCCGAGGCGGTCCGCACCCACCACCGCACCCACCACCGCACCGCCCACCGCACCGCCCGCCGGATGCGCCACAGAGCCGCCCGCCGCGCCACCCGCGACCGGGTCCTGGAACTCCTCGCGATGGTCAACATCCCCGACCCGGCCGCGGTGGCGGGGCGCTACCCGCACCAGCTCTCCGGCGGCATGGCCCAGCGCGTGGCCGTCGCCCTGGCCCTGGCCGGCGAACCGAGACTGCTCATCGCGGACGAGCCCACCACCGCCCTGGACGTCACCGTCCAGGCCGAGATCCTCGCCCTGCTGCGCACCCTGCAGGACCGCACCGGCATGGCCGTCGTCATCGTGACCCACGACTGGGGCGTGGTGGCGGACCTGTGCCACCGGGCGGTGGTCATGTACGCCGGCCAGGTCGTCGAACAGGCAGCGGTCGAGCCCGTGTTCACCCTTCCGCTGCACCCCTACACGGCCGGCCTGCTGGCCGCCAACCCGCACCGCGCCGTCGCCGGCCGGCCGCTGCCGACCATCCCCGGCACCGTGCCGCCGCCCGGCCGCCGGCCCACGGGCTGCCGGTTCGCCGACCGCTGCCCCCGGGCCGACCGGCGGTGCACGGCGGCACCGGTGCAGCTCACCGAGCCGGCGCCTGCCCGGATCACCCGCTGCGTCCACGCCGAGCAGCTCCTGTTGGAGGCCGAGGCCCGATGA
- a CDS encoding ABC transporter ATP-binding protein, translating into MTTPHILELCDLSVEFRQGRRVPPLRAVDGVSLAIGQGETVGLVGESGSGKSTIGRAVLGLTPVHSGRVLFDGADITHAGAGTRRALGSALQVVFQDPYSSLNPARTIGQTLAEPLLVHERLDRRQNAARIVAMLERVGMPADTAERYPGQFSGGQRQRIAIARALMLSPRLVICDEPVSALDLSIQAQVMNLLADLQREMALSYLFIAHDLPVVRHLSHRIVVLYRGQIMESGPAARVYAEPAHPYTRMLIAAVPEPDPTARRSRRPPREVSAPGPPAPTGCAFAHRCAHVVDICRTVRPVLLPSAVGPEAENAEHLTACHRSAELAVPAA; encoded by the coding sequence ATGACCACCCCGCACATCCTCGAACTCTGCGACCTGAGCGTCGAATTCCGTCAAGGCCGCCGTGTCCCGCCTCTCCGAGCCGTCGACGGCGTCTCCCTGGCCATCGGCCAGGGCGAGACGGTCGGCCTGGTCGGAGAGTCCGGATCCGGCAAGTCCACCATCGGCCGCGCCGTGCTGGGGCTCACCCCCGTGCACTCGGGTCGGGTGCTCTTCGACGGCGCCGACATCACCCACGCCGGCGCCGGGACCCGACGCGCCCTCGGCTCCGCGCTCCAGGTGGTCTTCCAGGACCCGTACTCCTCCCTCAACCCGGCGCGCACCATCGGTCAGACCCTCGCCGAACCCCTGCTGGTCCACGAGCGGCTGGACCGCCGGCAGAACGCCGCCCGGATCGTCGCCATGCTCGAACGCGTCGGCATGCCCGCCGACACCGCGGAACGCTACCCCGGCCAGTTCTCCGGCGGGCAGCGTCAACGCATCGCCATCGCCCGGGCCCTCATGCTCTCCCCGCGTCTGGTCATCTGCGACGAGCCCGTCAGCGCCCTCGACCTGTCCATCCAGGCCCAGGTGATGAACCTGCTGGCCGACCTCCAGCGGGAGATGGCGCTCAGCTACCTGTTCATCGCGCACGACCTGCCCGTCGTCCGCCACCTCTCGCACCGCATCGTGGTCCTCTATCGCGGCCAGATCATGGAATCCGGTCCGGCCGCACGGGTGTACGCCGAGCCCGCGCACCCCTACACCCGGATGCTCATCGCCGCCGTCCCGGAGCCGGACCCCACGGCCCGGCGCTCCCGCAGGCCACCCCGCGAGGTGAGCGCGCCGGGGCCCCCGGCCCCCACCGGCTGTGCCTTCGCCCACCGCTGCGCCCATGTCGTCGACATCTGCCGCACCGTTCGTCCGGTTCTCCTCCCGTCCGCCGTCGGCCCCGAGGCCGAGAACGCCGAGCATCTGACCGCCTGCCACCGCTCCGCAGAGCTGGCCGTCCCGGCCGCCTGA